The Henckelia pumila isolate YLH828 chromosome 2, ASM3356847v2, whole genome shotgun sequence genome includes a window with the following:
- the LOC140883367 gene encoding IRK-interacting protein-like: MADIYQLRSSIGDSGNGSRNEVKREDIEAAIAKSVELRALHAALMQGSSPVNLRFDLASPLSCNASQFSAQDYPVFTPSYEDESLPGYQQHVSENRNYADIWGDFSSDRENVDGTVSTDYRLQNPFSIKGLPARLGSFDGLSSPLEDQNSTLCSCANNSTVLGALPGPDSCRRSSLGDLTLISASSCNKCKPAIISSESDGVTKNSKKSNMIVPYADSHSSLNSQTSNKGMNFSCLFPRIKKKSKDERTPVPPSIEEVPQTCKDSEIVSIETLKKELIKASESRDAALVEVAEMKSVLGELGHKLEYLETYCEELKKALQVKNPQTHPTKNGENFVPVSEEELIDGFSQLISESRLTVKQFCKILVGQIQETDQSLVNNLNSLLQPYKLSLNSKYSKPVLYHLEAVLNQSLFQDFENIMFQRNGAPKILDPKQDRHEKWHSFLALRNLSWNEVLHKGINYYSDEFSKFCDTKMSGILATLRWTRPWSEQLLLAFFAAAKSIWLLHLLAFSSDPPFCIMRVDENRPFEARYMEDIFAERQNTGRVKIMVLPGFYMQDRVVRCKVLCKYKHAT; this comes from the exons ATGGCGGATATCTATCAACTACGCAGTAGCATCGGGGACAGTGGAAATGGGAGCAGGAACGAGGTGAAAAGGGAAGATATTGAAGCCGCCATTGCCAAATCTGTGGAGCTTAGAGCTCTTCACGCTGCTCTCATGCAGGGGAGTAGCCCTGTCAACCTCAGATTCGACTTGGCTTCGCCTCTTTCTTGCAACGCTTCCCAGTTCTCTGCGCAAGATTACCCTGTTTTTACACCT aGTTATGAGGATGAATCCTTACCAGGGTATCAACAACATGTGTCGGAGAATCGAAATTATGCCGATATATGGGGTGACTTTTCCTCAGACAGGGAAAACGTTGATGGAACTGTTTCTACGGATTATAGATTGCAAAATCCATTTTCCATAAAAGGGTTACCCGCCCGATTGGGAAGCTTTGATGGTCTCTCATCTCCTCTAGAAGATCAAAATTCTACCCTATGCTCTTGCGCTAATAATAGTACTGTTCTTGGAGCGTTGCCGGGGCCGGATTCCTGCAGGAGAAGTAGTTTAGGAGACCTTACTCTTATATCAGCTTCATCTTGCAACAAATGCAAGCCTGCTATAATAAGTAGTGAATCCGATGGCGTCACCAAGAACAGCAAGAAGTCCAACATGATCGTGCCTTACGCTGATTCACACTCGTCCCTTAATTCGCAGACGTCGAATAAGGGGATGAACTTTTCGTGCCTGTTTCCAAGGATAAAGAAGAAGAGCAAGGATGAGCGTACGCCAGTTCCGCCGAGTATTGAGGAAGTTCCCCAAACTTGTAAGGATTCAGAGATTGTGTCGATTGAGACGTTGAAGAAGGAGCTAATCAAAGCCAGCGAAAGTCGAGATGCAGCCTTGGTTGAAGTAGCTGAAATGAAGTCTGTGTTAGGGGAGCTAGGCCATAAGTTGGAGTATTTGGAAACTTACTGTGAAGAACTAAAAAAGGCCTTGCAAGTGAAGAATCCTCAGACACATCCTACGAAAAATGGAGAAAATTTCGTGCCGGTAAGCGAGGAAGAGCTGATCGACGGATTTTCGCAGCTTATATCAGAATCAAGACTAACAGTGAAGCAATTCTGCAAGATTTTAGTAGGGCAGATTCAAGAAACTGATCAATCCTTAGTGAACAATCTCAACTCACTGCTTCAACCTTACAAACTCTCTCTAAACTCAAAGTACTCAAAACCAGTGCTCTACCACTTAGAGGCTGTCCTAAACCAATCACTCTTCCAAGATTTCGAGAACATCATGTTCCAGAGAAACGGAGCCCCGAAAATCCTCGACCCCAAACAAGATCGCCACGAGAAGTGGCATTCGTTTCTTGCATTGCGAAATCTAAGCTGGAACGAGGTGTTGCATAAAGGGATCAACTACTACAGCGATGAGTTCAGCAAGTTCTGCGATACCAAAATGAGTGGCATCCTAGCGACTCTACGGTGGACTAGACCGTGGTCCGAGCAGCTTCTGCTAGCATTCTTCGCCGCTGCGAAATCCATTTGGTTGCTCCATTTGCTTGCATTTTCATCTGATCCTCCGTTTTGTATCATGAGGGTCGACGAAAATAGGCCGTTCGAAGCTCGTTATATGGAGGATATATTCGCGGAGAGGCAGAATACTGGAAGGGTTAAAATCATGGTATTGCCTGGTTTTTACATGCAGGATAGAGTAGTGAGGTGTAAGGTTCTTTGCAAATATAAACATGCGACTTAA
- the LOC140883521 gene encoding lysine-specific demethylase JMJ30 gives MSTAPSAVLETPTLDSEFPTLLHRITSEGGYAFASMFTQAASGDARAAEAAKEMAWEQLHSGPWHAVVPIWRDAYSMACLQVAKHHYSAGELKPAIRALDMGLIMGGLTLRGDLNSCIGKLSAALRGIEVNDDREGRQNGQWSKDFDLEKVLRVLPVKSLSCKAVEEKSGLSLEGFLQEHLVPGSPVILCDSMTHWPAMNRWNDMNYLKQVAGFRTVPVEVGKNYLSQEWKQELITFSEFLERIQFSDCSSAYVTYLAQHQLFDQIQELKHDIVIPDYCFAGGGEIRSLNAWFGPPGTVTPLHQDPHHNILAQVVGKKYVRLYPASVSEELYPHSESMLSNSSQVDLDDIDEQEFPKALDLEFIDCILEEGEMLYIPPKWWHYVRSLTTSFSVSFWWSDMVDA, from the exons ATGTCCACCGCCCCTTCCGCCGTCCTCGAAACGCCGACGCTCGACTCCGAGTTCCCCACCCTATTGCATCGAATAACATCGGAGGGCGGCTATGCCTTCGCCTCGATGTTCACTCAGGCGGCCTCCGGTGACGCTAGGGCGGCGGAGGCCGCCAAGGAGATGGCGTGGGAGCAGCTGCATTCTGGCCCGTGGCACGCTGTTGTACCCATCTGGAGAGATGCCTATTCGATGGCGTGCCTCCAAGTGGCGAAACATCATTACTCCGCGGGTGAATTGAAGCCTGCGATTAGAGCGCTTGATATGGGGCTCATCATGGGTGGATTGACATTGAGAGGCGATTTGAATTCGTGCATTGGAAAATTAAGCGCTGCCTTGAGAGGGATTGAGGTCAACGATGATCGTGAAGGGCGTCAAAATGGCCAGTGGTCTAAGGACTTCGACTTGGAGAAG GTTCTTAGAGTATTACCCGTCAAGTCACTTTCTTGTAAGGCTGTGGAGGAAAAATCGGGCCTTTCCTTGGAAGGATTCTTACAGGAACATCTTGTTCCTGGTTCTCCGGTGATACTCTGTGACTCCATGACCCATTGGCCGGCCATGAATAGGTGGAATGACATGAATTACCTTAAACAGGTTGCAGGTTTTCGTACAGTTCCAGTGGAG GTAGGAAAAAACTATCTAAGCCAGGAGTGGAAACAAGAATTAATCACATTTTCCGAGTTTCTTGAAAGGATTCAATTCAGTGACTGCTCTTCTGCATATGTGACATATTTAGCTCAACACCAGTTGTTTGATCAG ATACAAGAACTGAAGCATGAtattgttatacctgactattgTTTTGCCGGCGGTGGGGAGATAAGGTCACTTAATGCTTGGTTTGGTCCTCCTGGGACAGTGACTCCATTGCATCAGGATCCACACCATAATATACTTGCTCAG GTTGTCGGGAAAAAGTACGTGCGACTATACCCTGCTTCAGTTTCTGAAGAGCTTTATCCTCACTCGGAATCCATGCTTAGCAATTCCAGTCAG GTTGATCTAGATGACATTGACGAGCAAGAGTTTCCGAAGGCGTTGGATCTTGAATTTATTGATTGCATACTAGAGGAAGGTGAAATGCTATACATTCCCCCAAAATGGTGGCACTATGTGCGGTCTCTAACAACTAGTTTTTCTGTTAGCTTTTGGTGGAGCGACATGGTAGATGCCTGA
- the LOC140881336 gene encoding ETHYLENE INSENSITIVE 3-like 3 protein, translating to MAVMEDMEVDISLDIDIDDVRDADDMEEKDVSDEEIEEEELEKRMWKDRIKLNRIHERQKLSKQQASEKQKEKSSTDQARRKKMARAQDGILKYMLKLMEVCKVRGFVYGIIPEQGKPVSGASDNIRAWWKEKVKFDKNGPAAICKYEAECLFRRNEGGYQNGNPQMVLQDLQDATLGSLLSSLMQHCDPPQRKYPLEKGIPPPWWPAGNEEWWMRLGLPKGQAPLYKKPHDLKKMWKVGVLTAVIKHMSPDIARIRTLIRRSKCLQDKMTAKESLIWLGVLSREESLIRQPSSDNGLSSVSDTPSKTRRNKKRHLVDSDSDYDVDRVDDELGSISSKDVGKNESADIEPSPVRVTPDPVKAKGNLAERPQKRQRPKLRSRANQLATPSLSKHLAEDQEDVVMSVNHHGVQISKYLMNEGQIANDGIAATRRQEKNAQGQSCLVESDADFFCSLPSSNDIPTSVSSVNEPMLFTAAPSADLVRHGSHNIQLTKDSRSHSRQEVTILPEKGLNSALIQQFQGPGLHHGPQNPLWQSRPQDSTLHQSFLHNPPTDVGSSHKGRLPESAFTKVQYGPVDMSFPLSVLPSRNGKEISFPSLSKDAVPHEPDRPVDPQFTSGLNNLPSDDARYSPFGLPFDGTSSLDTMDFDFSFDDDAASSTNFAELMEYFAS from the exons atggctGTGATGGAAGATATGGAAGTTGATATCAG TTTGGATATTGACATCGATGATGTGAGAGATGCTGATGACATGGAAGAGAAAGATGTTAGCGATGAGGAGATTGAGGAAGAAGAATTGGAGAAACGGATGTGGAAGGATCGCATCAAGCTCAATAGGATCCATGAAAGGCAGAAGCTTTCAAAACAGCAAGCTTCAGAGAAGCAGAAGGAGAAGTCCTCAACGGATCAGGCACGCAGGAAGAAGATGGCACGAGCCCAAGATGGCATTTTGAAGTACATGTTGAAGCTCATGGAAGTCTGCAAGGTTCGTGGATTCGTGTATGGAATTATTCCTGAGCAGGGTAAGCCGGTCAGCGGTGCATCAGATAATATACGAGCTTGGTGGAAGGAAAAGGTGAAGTTCGATAAAAATGGCCCTGCAGCCATCTGTAAGTACGAGGCTGAGTGCCTTTTCAGACGGAACGAAGGTGGATATCAAAATGGGAATCCACAGATGGTTCTTCAAGATCTTCAAGATGCGACATTAGGATCACTTTTATCGTCCTTGATGCAGCATTGTGATCCACCTCAGCGGAAGTATCCACTCGAGAAGGGCATCCCACCTCCTTGGTGGCCAGCAGGGAATGAGGAATGGTGGATGAGATTGGGATTACCGAAGGGTCAGGCACCACTGTATAAGAAGCCTCATGATTTGAAAAAGATGTGGAAAGTTGGGGTTCTAACGGCTGTTATAAAGCATATGTCGCCTGATATTGCAAGGATTAGGACTCTGATTAGGCGGTCAAAGTGTTTACAGGATAAGATGACTGCTAAAGAGAGCTTAATATGGTTaggagttttgagcagggaggaGTCCTTAATTCGGCAACCTAGCAGTGATAATGGTTTGTCTAGCGTTAGCGACACACCTTCCAAAACTCGAAGAAATAAGAAGAGACATTTGGTGGACAGTGATAGTGATTATGATGTTGATCGTGTAGATGATGAGCTGGGATCCATATCATCTAAAGATGTTGGGAAAAATGAATCTGCAGATATTGAACCTTCTCCAGTTCGTGTGACACCTGATCCAGTCAAAGCGAAAGGAAATTTAGCGGAACGCCCACAGAAAAGACAACGGCCTAAATTAAGAAGTCGTGCTAATCAACTGGCAACACCATCTCTCAGCAAACATTTGGCTGAGGATCAGGAAGATGTGGTAATGAGCGTAAACCACCATGGCGTACAGATTTCTAAATACCTGATGAATGAAGGCCAGATAGCAAATGATGGAATAGCAGCCACAAGGCGTCAGGAGAAAAATGCTCAGGGCCAGTCATGCTTAGTGGAATCTGATGCCGACTTTTTCTGCTCGCTTCCTTCTTCAAATGATATTCCCACAAGCGTGTCCTCAGTTAATGAACCCATGCTTTTTACAGCAGCTCCGAGTGCTGACCTAGTACGTCATGGGTCTCATAACATTCAACTGACCAAAGATTCTAGATCCCATAGCAGGCAAGAAGTTACTATTTTGCCAGAAAAAGGTCTTAATTCTGCCTTGATCCAACAATTTCAAGGTCCAGGGTTGCATCATGGACCCCAAAATCCTTTATGGCAATCTAGACCTCAAGATTCAACATTGCATCAGAGTTTCTTGCATAACCCACCAACTGATGTCGGATCAAGTCATAAGGGACGTCTGCCTGAGTCAGCTTTCACTAAGGTGCAATACGGTCCGGTGGATATGAGCTTCCCTTTATCAGTGCTGCCATCCAGAAATGGTAAAGAAATTTCATTCCCAAGTTTGTCTAAAGATGCAGTACCACATGAGCCAGATAGGCCTGTTGACCCACAGTTTACTTCTGGTCTCAATAACTTGCCTTCTGACGACGCAAGATATAGCCCATTCGGTCTTCCCTTTGATGGCACCAGTTCACTAGATACAATGGACTTTGACTTTTCTTTTGATGATGATGCGGCATCTAGCACCAACTTTGCTGAATTGATGGAGTACTTCGCTTCTTAA
- the LOC140880651 gene encoding FT-interacting protein 3-like, with translation MMRGPVPEEFALKQTAPKIAGSGVITGGDKVICAYDLVEQMEYLYVRVVKAKELPAKDVNGSCDPYVEVKLGNYKGITKHFKKKTNPQWNLVFAFSQDQLQASSVEVVVKDKDFVVDDFIGRVTFDLADIPRRVPPDSPLAPQWYKLEEKRGEKLRKGEIMLALWKGTQADEVFPDAWHSDAAAVGSDGVSKIRGKVYLSPRLWYLRVNVIQCQDLRPSDRSRPPEVFVKVNLGNQALKTRISPLRSVNPSWNEDLVLVAAEPFEEPLILTVEDRVAPNKDEILGKCMILLNAIPKRPDNKPVSAKWHNLEKHITIEGEKKDTKFASKIHLRLSLDGGYHVLDESTYYSSDYRPSSKILWKSSIGLLELGIISATGLSLMKSNDERGTTDAYCVAKYGPKWVRTRTIIDSVSPKWNEQYTWEVFDPCTVITIGVFDNGLLQGGRDASIGKVRIRLSTLETERVYTHSYPLLVLKPGGVKKMGEVQLAVRFSCTSYLNMLNKYTQPLLPKMHYIHPLSVFQLDILRFQAIQIVSARLGRAEPPLKKEVIEYMLDVGSHIWSVRKAKANFMRIMNVMGGLVSIVKWFDQISHWKNPLTTILIHILLVILIFFPELVFPTLFLYLFFIGIWRYRRKPRHPPHMDIRLSHADAVGHDELDEEFDTFPTSRSSDVVRSRYDRLRSIGGRIQTVMGDLAMQGERFEALLNWRDPRASALFVAFCLVAAVALYVTPLQIAALVAGFYMLRHPKLRSKVPPFSTNFFKRLSARSDCML, from the coding sequence ATGATGAGGGGTCCGGTACCCGAAGAGTTCGCTCTGAAGCAGACAGCTCCCAAAATAGCTGGCTCAGGGGTGATCACTGGTGGTGATAAGGTTATCTGTGCATATGACCTCGTTGAGCAGATGGAATATCTCTACGTTCGGGTTGTAAAAGCTAAAGAATTACCTGCAAAGGATGTTAACGGTTCTTGCGATCCATATGTAGAAGTAAAGCTTGGTAACTACAAGGGAATCACAAagcattttaaaaaaaagactAATCCGCAGTGGAATCTTGTTTTTGCCTTCTCCCAGGACCAGCTCCAAGCTTCATCTGTTGAAGTGGTTGTGAAGGATAAGGATTTTGTGGTGGATGATTTTATCGGTAGAGTCACCTTTGATCTTGCTGACATCCCACGACGTGTTCCGCCTGATAGTCCCTTGGCACCACAATGGTACAAGCTCGAAGAAAAGAGAGGTGAAAAGCTCAGAAAGGGGGAAATAATGCTAGCTCTTTGGAAAGGTACTCAGGCGGACGAGGTGTTTCCTGATGCATGGCATTCCGATGCAGCAGCAGTGGGCAGTGACGGAGTTTCAAAGATTCGGGGTAAAGTGTACCTTTCTCCAAGACTTTGGTATCTCAGAGTTAATGTGATCCAATGCCAAGATTTGCGGCCAAGTGACAGGAGTAGGCCTCCTGAAGTTTTTGTGAAGGTTAATCTTGGAAACCAGGCTCTTAAAACTAGAATATCTCCATTGAGGAGTGTGAATCCATCTTGGAATGAGGATTTAGTTTTAGTAGCTGCGGAGCCATTTGAGGAGCCACTCATCTTGACCGTGGAGGATCGAGTAGCGCCCAACAAAGACGAAATCTTGGGCAAGTGCATGATTCTGCTGAACGCCATCCCTAAACGACCCGACAACAAGCCAGTATCAGCTAAGTGGCATAATCTTGAGAAGCATATAACTATTGAGGGAGAGAAGAAGGATACTAAGTTTGCTAGCAAGATTCACTTGAGGCTTAGCTTGGATGGTGGGTACCATGTGTTGGATGAGTCCACTTATTACAGCAGCGATTACAGACCAAGTTCGAAAATCCTCTGGAAATCGAGTATTGGCCTTCTCGAGCTAGGAATCATAAGCGCCACAGGTCTGTCACTGATGAAATCTAACGACGAAAGAGGAACCACGGATGCTTACTGTGTGGCTAAATACGGTCCTAAATGGGTACGAACAAGGACAATCATCGACAGCGTTTCGCCTAAATGGAATGAGCAGTACACATGGGAGGTATTCGATCCTTGTACTGTGATCACGATCGGGGTATTCGACAACGGTCTCTTACAAGGAGGAAGAGATGCCAGCATAGGAAAAGTTAGGATAAGGCTATCGACCCTGGAAACAGAACGTGTTTACACCCATTCATACCCTCTACTCGTGCTGAAACCGGGCGGCGTTAAAAAGATGGGGGAAGTTCAGTTGGCTGTGAGATTCTCCTGCACATCATATCTCAATATGCTAAACAAGTACACTCAGCCATTACTCCCAAAAATGCACTACATCCATCCATTATCAGTCTTCCAGCTGGACATATTACGGTTCCAGGCGATCCAAATAGTCTCCGCCAGGCTGGGAAGAGCCGAACCGCCGTTGAAAAAGGAGGTGATCGAGTACATGCTAGACGTGGGATCGCATATATGGAGCGTGCGAAAGGCGAAAGCAAACTTCATGAGGATAATGAATGTGATGGGAGGATTGGTTTCTATTGTGAAATGGTTTGATCAGATAAGCCATTGGAAAAATCCATTAACCACCATTCTAATACACATACTCCTTGTGATACTAATCTTCTTCCCTGAACTGGTCTTCCCAACTTTGTTCCTCTACCTCTTCTTCATCGGCATATGGCGATACAGGCGGAAGCCGAGGCATCCTCCCCACATGGACATACGCCTCTCCCACGCGGACGCGGTGGGCCACGACGAGCTAGACGAAGAATTCGACACGTTCCCCACGTCCAGATCATCCGACGTCGTGCGTAGTAGATACGACCGGCTGCGGAGCATCGGCGGGCGGATTCAGACGGTGATGGGGGACTTGGCCATGCAGGGGGAGAGATTCGAGGCGCTGCTGAACTGGAGGGATCCTAGAGCATCAGCATTGTTCGTGGCCTTTTGCTTGGTTGCCGCCGTTGCGCTTTACGTTACGCCATTGCAGATAGCGGCGTTGGTGGCGGGTTTCTATATGTTGAGACATCCTAAGCTGAGGAGTAAGGTTCCGCCATTTTCGACTAATTTCTTTAAGAGGTTGTCTGCAAGATCAGATTGCATGctgtaa
- the LOC140882941 gene encoding dehydrogenase FPY6: MAQQPPHIAIIGAGIFVRNTYIPRLAEISNLFVLRAIWSRSEESAQGAVEIAKKSFPNVECKWGETGLSEIINDASIIGVAVVLAGQTQVDMSLRLLKAGKHVLQEKPAAASVSELETAISCYKSFNVAPIWAIAENYRFEPAFVEGRKLLTEVGDIINVHTIIEGSMNISNPYFSSSWRRGFNGGFILDMGVHFIAGLRMLVGCEITSVSALTSHVDGTLPPPDHISSTIQLENGSSGVFVMVVSSKSPKVLWRVVGLKGTIQIERGDIDGKHGYAVTLFTGDGGNKNLFYPFSGVTDELKTFLADTSLATLKKDQSYQVEHRLSFLEGARDVAVLEAMLESGKRQGATVQVRKF; the protein is encoded by the exons ATGGCGCAGCAGCCTCCGCACATCGCGATTATTGGGGCTGGCATCTTTGTTAGAAATACTTACATTCCCAGATTAGCGGAAATCTCCAACCTCTTCGTACTCCGAGCCATTTGGAGTCGCAGTGAG GAGTCAGCCCAAGGTGCTGTTGAAATTGCTAAAAAGTCTTTCCCAAATGTGGAATGTAAATGGGGAGAGACAGGGCTCAGTGAGATCATTAATGATGCCTCAATCATTGGCGTGGCTGTGGTCCTTGCTGGGCAAACTCAG GTGGATATGTCTCTGAGGTTGCTGAAGGCTGGAAAACATGTCCTGCAAG AGAAACCGGCTGCCGCTT CTGTTAGTGAGCTTGAAACAGCAATTTCCTGCTACAAATCTTTCAATGTTGCACCAATCTGGGCAATTGCTGAAAATTATCGTTTTGAACCTGCCTTTGTTGAG GGCAGAAAACTTCTTACTGAAGTTGGAGACATAATAAACGTCCACACCATCATTGAAGGTTCAATGAATATCTCAAATCCATATTTTTCAAGTTCTTGGAGACGCGGTTTTAAC GGGGGTTTCATTCTAGATATGGGTGTTCATTTCATTGCTGGATTAAGAATG CTTGTGGGGTGCGAGATAACTTCAGTGTCAGCTCTTACGTCTCATGTTGATGGGACTTTGCCTCCCCCAGATCATATCTCCTCAACAAT TCAGCTGGAGAATGGGAGTTCTGGTGTATTTGTGATGGTGGTGTCATCTAAATCTCCTAAG GTGCTCTGGCGAGTTGTGGGCTTGAAGGGAACTATACAAATTGAGCGCGGAGACATAGATGGGAAGCATGGCTACGCg GTTACGCTATTTACGGGAGATGGCGGAAACAAAAACTTGTTTTACCCGTTCAGTGGTGTGACTGATGAGCTTAAAACATTTTTGGCAGATACTTCACTTGCAACCCTGAAG AAGGATCAAAGTTATCAAGTTGAGCATCGCCTTTCTTTTCTCGAAGGTGCCCGAGACGTTGCTGTTTTGGAGGCAATGCTTGAATCTGGGAAGAGGCAAGGGGCTACTGTCCAAGTGAGAAAGTTTTAG
- the LOC140884472 gene encoding uncharacterized protein: protein MGRGRAKGKKPSVTNQEDVVSGAEEKIPAQKRRGRPQKSARDGIEEDDEGLKIEDEDSEDTSVKETKSNTAMTSDGKKRKRNAQGKDKVFDLVKEGNGTADSNESNGFRQTGNRRKNKPHRAAEAVVECN, encoded by the coding sequence ATGGGTAGGGGAAGGGCAAAGGGAAAGAAGCCATCAGTAACAAACCAAGAGGATGTTGTGAGTGGCGCGGAAGAAAAGATTCCAGCACAGAAGAGAAGAGGAAGACCACAAAAATCAGCTAGAGATGGGATAGAAGAAGATGACGAAGGTCTAAAAATCGAAGATGAAGATAGTGAGGACACATCTGTCAAAGAAACGAAAAGTAATACTGCTATGACATCAGATGGGAAAAAACGTAAAAGAAATGCTCAAGGGAAGGATAAAGTTTTCGACTTAGTGAAAGAGGGAAATGGCACGGCGGACTCGAATGAATCAAATGGCTTTCGTCAAACTGGGAATAGGCGAAAGAACAAGCCTCACCGAGCTGCTGAAGCAGTGGTTGAGTGCAACTGA